From Simonsiella muelleri ATCC 29453:
TGAAATCACGTTAAATCAAGATTTACCTGTTTACGAAAAACGTGATGAAATAAAATTTGCTATTCAAAATAATCAAGTAACCATTATTTGTGGTGAAACAGGTTCAGGCAAAACCACGCAAATTCCCCAAATCTGTTTAGAATTGGGGCGTGGCGTGGCGGGTTTGATTGGACACACCCAACCCAGACGCTTGGCAGCACGTTCGGTGGCGGAACGAATTGCCGAAGAATTGCACAGCGAAATCGGGCAAGCAGTCGGCTATAAAGTGCGGTTTAATGATAAAACTGCGCCACATTCTTATATTAAATTGATGACAGATGGCATTTTATTAGCGGAAACACAAACCGACCGATTTTTATCTGCCTACGATACCATTATCATTGACGAAGCACACGAACGCAGCCTGAATATTGATTTTTTGCTTGGTTTTTTGAAACAATTATTGCCCAAACGTCCTGATTTAAAATTAATTATTACATCAGCAACAATTGACGCAGAACGATTTTCTCAACATTTTAATCATGCGCCTGTGATTGAAGTGAGCGGACGAACTTTCCCCGTAGAAATTGTATACCGACCCTTGCACGAACAAGACGAAGACGAAGCGGAAATTGAATTGGCAGACGCGATTGTGGATGCGGTGGACGAATTGGCGCGTTTGGGACAAGGCGATGTGCTGGTGTTTTTGTCGGGTGAGCGAGAAATCCGCGAAGCTGCCGAAGCCTTACGAAAATCGCCATTACGCAAAAATGACGACATTTTGCCGCTTTTTGCGCGATTATCGGCGCAAGAACAGCACAAAATCTTTCACCCAACAGGCGACACACGGCGAATTATTTTGGCGACCAACGTGGCAGAAACATCATTGACCGTGCCACGCATTAAATATGTGGTGGACACGGGTTTGGCGCGTGTGAAACGCTATTCGGCGCGTGCGAAAGTGGAACAATTACACGTTGAAAAAATCTCGCAGGCTGCCTGCAAACAACGTTCAGGACGTTGCGGACGCATTTCGGCTGGTGTGTGTATCCGCTTGTTTTCAGAAGAAGATTTTAATCAACGTTCCGAATTTACTGACCCAGAAATTTTACGTAGCAATTTGTCGGGCGTGATTTTGCGGTTGATGTCCTTGGGGTTTGGTGATATGGAGACGTTTCCGCTATTGGATATGCCCGAACAACGCTATATCAATGATGGGTATCAGGTTTTGTTGGAGTTGGGGGCGATTGAGTAATAAAATATCGTCTAAAAATATTTCAGGCAGCCTGAAAAGAAAAAAAGTAATACTGATTCTTGTAAAAATCATAAGGAACCGTATTTTTTATACGGATATTTGTGTTAAAATCTTAAATTAGATTTGTCAAGACTTGACATTATTCATTTTATTATAAGGCTATATCATGTTAAAGAAATTTTCAGTTCGCAATTATCGTCGATTTAATGAAACATTAGAATTTGATTTAACTGCGAGTAATTACGCATTTAATATTGATTGCATTCATCAAGATTTAATTAAACTGGCTTTGATTTATGGAGAAAATGGTACGGGAAAATCAAATTTAGGCTGGGCTTTATTTGACTTGGTGGAGCATTTAACAGATAACGATAATAATATTAGTAAAGAAAACTATTTAAATGCATTATCAAAAGAAAAATATGCAACTTTCAAATTTGAATTTATTTTTTTAGATAAAAATAAAAAAATAAAAAATCTCAATTATGAATATCAAAAAAATGAGAATAGTATTCTTATATCTGAAAAAATGGTAATTAATGATGAAATTGTACTAGATTATCAGTTAAACCAATCTTTATTTACAAATTTGACAGGTACTGAACATCTAAATAAAAATATTAATCCATCACAAAATTTGTCAGCGGTAAAATATATTTATAGTAATAGTAATTTAGATAAAAGAAATGCAAATAATGCTGTTTTTGTCAAATTTATGGAATTTGTTACTCATATCTTGTATTTTCGTAGTGTTTTTGAAGGGAAAGTTTTTTCAGGGTATAGTACGGGCTTGAATAATATTGAACAAGATATTCTTGCAAATAAAAACTTAAAGGATTTTGAAAATTTTTTAAATGATTTTGGATTAAATTTTCAGCTTGTAAATGTTGATCAATTGAATAAAAATATTATAGGTGCAAAAATGGGAGATAAAGTCTTACCATTTTTTGATATTATCTCTACTGGTACTTTAAGTTTAACCTTCCTCTATTATTGGTGGCAAAGTATCAAAAAAAATCAAATTCCATTGTTATTTATTGATGAGTTTGACTGTTCTTATCACTTTGCATTATCTGAAAAAATTATTGATAAATTAAAAAAATTACCAAATACACAAGTTATTTTAACAACACATAATACTAATTTATTAGATAATCAATTAATTCGCCCTGATTGTGGCTATATTATTAATGGTAAAGAAATACGAGCATTAAATAAATCAACTGTTCGTGAATTAAGAGAAGTTCACAATCTTGAAAAAATGTATCAAGCAGGAGAATTTGATAATGACCAATAAGCAAATTTTATGTATTGTTGAAGGAGAAGTGAGTGAAGTAGAAATTTTAAAAAAATTAAATGAGGAATTTATCAGAAAGAAAATAGAATTTGTTCCTTTATGTACTAATATTTATCATATTTATCATGCTTATTTAAAGGAACAAGAAGAAATCGGAAGCAGCATCAATATGTTTCTTTTCTTAAAAATAAAATATGATAAGAATGGGGTTTTAAAAGATAAAAAAGAACGTGATTTTTTAGGTATCTATTTGTTTTTAGATTTTGATGGACATGAACCGTTAGCTCAGAATTATACTGCTTGCATTCCTAAAATGCTACGACTTTTTGATAACCATAAGGAAAATGGAAAATTATATATTAGTTATCCAATGGTTGAATCTTTTTATCATCCTATTTATGGTTGTGATATTTGTGAAGTTTTTAAAATTGCATCAGGGAAAAAATATAAGAAATACATTCACAAAATCACATATAACAAATTTGAATTGATTGATGATTTACACAAGGAAACTTTGAATCAAAATTTGATAGCTCATTTAAAACAAGCTAATCTATTAGTTCATAATAACTTTGAATTTCCAAGTAATTATAATATAGACGAATGGGCTCAATTATCCATATATGAAAATCAATTAAATAAATATATCTTGAATAATAATTCAGTTTTGGTATTTAGTTCTTTTGTTTTATTTTTATTGGAATATTTAGGAGAAAATCTATTTTTAGAGTGGAAAAATCTAAATCAATAGACATAAACTAATTATAAATGTAAATACCACTAATATTCATAACATAATATAACTCATCAATTTATCCAGCGTGATGAGTGAGTATAGTATTCATAATTACTCGGTTATAGTCATTTCAATAAAATATTGGGTATAGATACTCAATCTATAATATTATGAACAATCAACAAATTTCTCCGATCAGAACCTTTTCAGGCAGCCTGAAAACCCCAACTCCAAAATACCAACTCACCCCTTTAGGCAAAAAAATGGCACGCCTGCCATTAGACCCGAAAATCAGCCGAATTTTATTGGCGGCACAAAAACACGATTGTATGGCGGAAATGCTGATTATTGTGTCTGCCTTGTCTATCCAAGACCCACGCGAGCGACCGCTTGAAGTGCGTGATTTGGCGAATAAGGCACACGAGCGTTTTGCGGATAAACAGTCGGATTTTTTGACGTATTTGAATATTTGGGACAGCTTTCAGCGTGAGCGTGATAAAAAACTCTCTAATAAACAATTGATTCAATGGTGTCATCAATATTTCCTATCTCATTTGCGAATGCGTGAATGGCGCGAATTATATACTCAATTGGTTGAAACAGTTGTGGAAATGGGCTTGGCGAGCAAAGAACAAACGTTCAGGCAGCCTGAAAACTTGTCGCTGTTTGAACAATCCGAATTATCTGATAATTTAGATTTGTCTGCTAAATTAAAACAAAAACAATTAGATAAGAAAAATCATCGTGCCAATGTTCAAGCGAAAAAACAAGCCAGTTATGAGCAAATTCATCGGGCGTTGTTGACGGGTTTGGTAGCAAATGTTGGACAAAAATTGCCTGATGCCAACGATTATATTGGGGTGAGAGGTTCGCATTTTCACTTGTTCCCAGCATCTAACTTATTTAAAAGTAAGCCAAAATGGGTGCTTGCTGCCGAATTGACTGAAACGTCCAAATTATATGCCCGAGATGTGGCAAGCATTCAGCCCGAATGGATTGAGCAGGAAACACCACATTTGGTGCGTTACCATTATTTTGAGCCACATTGGGAACGCAAACGCGGCGAAGTTGTGGCGAGCGAGCGTGTAACCCTTTATGGTTTAACGGTTTTGCCACGCCGTGCGGTGGCGTATGGGCGAGTTGCACCCGATGAAGCGCGTGAATTGTTTATCCGTGGTGCGTTGGTGGCGCAAGAATGCGATTTGCAGGCTGCCTTTTTTGTTCACAATAAAAAATTGATTAAAGAAGTCATTGATTTAGAAAATAAATCGCGTAAACAAGATATTTTGATTGATGATGAGATTTTGTTTGATTTTTATCATCGCAGGCTGCCTGAAAAATTGCCAAATGGTAAACCGCTTGCCGATATTCGCACCTTTGAAACATGGCTAAAACATACCGATACTGAAACCATTAATTCTTTATTTTTAAATAAAGAAGATTTGATGCAACACGCCGCCGCCCACGTTACCGAAGAACAATTTCCGAAATTTTGGAAAACAGCTGACGGTAAATTCAAGCTTTTGTATCGTTTTGAACCACATCATCCAATGGACGGCGTAACGTTAATTGTGCCGTTGACTGTACTTAATCGCATCAATCCGCATCAATTAGAATGGTTGGTGCAAGGTATGATTAGAGAAAAATTACAATTGTTAATCAAAGCCTTGCCAAAACAAATTCGCCGTGTGTGTGTGCCTGTGCCTGAATTTATCACGCAATTTTTGTTGAGTGAACCCGACACGTCCGCCCCGATTTTGCCACAACTTGCCCATGCCATCGCTAAACACGCAGGTGATATGCGTTTATTGGAACAGATTGATTTAAACGAATGGGCGGCTTTCAGGCTGCCCGAACATTGTTATTTCAATTTAAAAATTGTAGACGATGGCGGACAAGAATTGGCGATGGGGCGAGATTTAATCCAAATTCAACAACAACTTGGCAAATCAGCTAGCTTAACTTTCCGAGACAACACACAAGAATTTGAACGTGAAAATATTACGGTTTGGGACATCGGCACGCTGCCTGAAAGCATTAAATTTGCGCGTGGTAAACAGCAATTGGTCGGTTATTTGGGCTTGCAAAAAGAAAAAGATGGCAAAATTGCACTGCGTTTGTTTGATACGAACGACATGGCGCAAGCGGCACATCGTCAAGGCGTGATTGAGTTGATGAAATTGCAGCTAAAAGAACAAGTTAAAGACTTAAATAAAGGCTTGTTGAATTTCACACAAATCGCGATGCAACTCAAACAAATCGGCGTGGACACATTGCGAGAAGACATCACACAAGCGGTTTGCGACCGAGCGTTTATCGGCGAAGACGAATTGCCACGCAACGAAAAAGACTTCAAAGAGCAAGTTAAACGAGCCAGAAGCCGCCTGCCAGCCGTAAAGGAAGCCTTGAATAAGCACTTGTTGGAGGTGGCGAATCAGTATGCGGTTTTGGTAAATATGATGGGCAAGCATCCACTTAATTACACGTTAAAACAACAGCTTGAAAAATTGATTTATCCACAATTTGTCAGCCAAACGCCTTGGCAACAATGGCAACGCCTGCCCATTTATCTGCAAGCCATGCAAAAGCGAATGGAAAAATATTCCGCTAATTCCACTCGTGACAAAATGCGTGAAGATGATATTCAAGAGCTGGAAATGGCATGGACAGAGCGTGTTCAGGCAGCCAAAATGCAAAATCAAGCAGTTTCTGATAAATTGGCTGGGTTCTTTTGGAGCATTCAGGAATTGCGGGTTTCGCTGTTTGCGCAGGAGTTAAGAACGCCTAGTCCTGTTTCGGTTAAACGGTTGCTGAAAGAGTGGGAGGGTATTATTAATTAAATGAAAATGCTGGAACATGTTTATTATTACAAATTTATAAAAATTTTTACGTGTGGTATTTATCTAAGTAAAAAATATTTTAATGTCTATTTGTTTGAAAAAGCTTGAAAATTTGAATATAATAGACAATATCTCAAATATTGATAAATGATTAATTTATAGGATTTTATATGTCAAATTTAACTCTTTCTAGCCAAGCACCTATTCAAATTCAGCCTATTGATACAGCACCTTTTGAAAATTATCTTACTTATTTGGGGTTGCCCACTAATAATGTTATTGCACCATTAAGTGATAGAAAAATTATTAGTACTAACCTTGAGCAATTTATTCTAAATTTAAGTCCAGAAATAAAACAAAATGCTCGTTATTTATCTAAATTTGTTGCTGGTACTGCAATTGGTCTCTTTGATGCATCTCTAAATTACATATGGAATGAAGTTGTTATTGCATTAAGAGCAAAAGCTATATCTTATGGACTTGATTTATTTTTTGATGCAGCAGTAGGTGGAAATAATAGAGATGACTATGAAAAGGAGGAAGATTTAGCTGGCTTAAAAGATAATACTTTAATTAATACATGTAAAAAATTGGAATTAATTTCAGATATTCTACAAACTAAATTACTTCACATATTAGCAATGCGTAATGATATCGGAGCTTCACATCCTAATACGTACTCTATCAATGCTTTTGAATTACTAGGTTGGCTTCAAACATGTATCAATGAGATTTTAGAGGAAAAACCATCTCCTGCTGCCATAAATATTCAGAAATTTATTATCGGTATTAAGACATCAACTGAGCTTTTATCTGCTACCAACGTTGAAGCAATGAAAAATTCAATAAATGAACTATCTTTGCATAATACTAATAATTTATTAAATACACTGTTTAGCATATATACTGAAGATAATACAGCTGAAATTGTAAGAAAAAATATTTCACTAATAGCACCTCATATCTGGAATAAAGCCGATACCGAAATTAAAATACAGCTAGGGATTAGGCTTAATGGATATAAAGTCAATATACAGACTGACAAGCAGATTTTAGCTGAAAGTTTTTTTCAGCTATGCAATGGCAACGAATATAAAACAATACAAGATAAAATTATTGAAATAAATGAACACCTAGAGAATTTATTATCTGCAAGATATGGGCATAATAATTTTCATACAGAACCAAATTATATGAGAAAAATTTTATCATATCTAAAAACTGTTAACGATATTCCTGATGAGTGTGCTTTGAAATTATTGAAATATGTATTAATTTGCAGAATAGGAAAAGGATGTAACTATAACGATGGTGTATCTCCAGTTGGCAAACCTTTATATGATAAATTATTAAACATGATTGGTGATAAACATATTCCATATTTCTTGGCTGCAATGCATTCTGACGAAATTGCAAATAATTTAACAAATCCAATTTGTCATAAGCAAATGATGCAAGTAATCGAGATTGTAGAAAAAAATATGATTAATGAAAGGCTAAAAGAGATTTTTCAATATTTAAAAGACAATAAATCTATTTTAAATAAAATACGTAATGATACAAAATATAGAAAATTAACTGAAAATCATATTAGGTGGGATTAATTTGTGAGCAGTTTAATTTTTCAAACTGCTTTAAATCTCTCTTTAAATTCTATAAATTTTTAATTTAATCAAGAGAATAATAAAATGCACGAAATCAAATACCCACACTGCCAAACCGCGTTCACGATTAACGAATTTAGCTACGCGGGGATTTAAACCAAGTTCATACCAGTGAATTTCACACGGAAGTAGTAGGGAGCATGCCATTTACTAGCCATTTTCCGTTAACAACATATCGAACTGATTAGATCTGTTGAGTTATTTTCAGTGTAATTTACAGTGCAGAAAAATTAAGATGGTTCGCTGGAGAACTGGATTTACGTGTGTATTAATTGTACAGATAAAAGGCAACCTGAAAACGAACTTCGTGTTTTCAGGTTGCCTTTTTATTTTTAAATTAAAGCTGTCTCGTGAATTAGGCAATAGACGCATTGACAAAAGCAGCTAATTGATTTTTCGCCAACGCACCTACCTTAGTCGCTAAGGCTTGACCATCTTTGAAGATAATCAGTGTCGGAATGCCACGAACGCCAAATTGTGCAGGAACGGCTTGATTATCATCAACATTGATTTTGGCAATTTTCACTTGTCCCGCTAATTCGGTGGCTAATTCATCCAAAACAGGCGCAATCATTTTGCATGGTCCACACCAAGGTGCCCAAAAATCCAACAAAACAGGGATTTCCGATTGTAAAACTTCTGTTTCAAAAGTCGCATCGGTAACGTGTACGATGTTATCGCTCATTTTCTTTTCCTTGAGATAAATTAATAAAAACTACAATCCCTAAGATAAGGGCTTGTGAAACAGAAATCAAGATGTCTGATTCATTAAGCTGATTTTTAGAGATTTTTAGAATAGGGCAGTGTGGTTTTCAGGCTGCCTGAAAGATTTTTTGGCGAATTGATTGGTTGCCCATATCGCCATTATTCAGGTAGCCATAACGGTTCAGCAACCAACGAAACCCCAAATTTTACCCACACATCGGCGCAAATAAAATTAGATAAACCACGCACATCAGATGCGATAGCCTTGTTTTTATTAATTAAAACAAGAGCTTGTTTGTCATGAACGGCAGCGCCACCAATTTGTTTGCCTTTTAAACCACATTGATCAATCAGCCAACCTGCGGCAATTTTCACGTTGCCATCTTTTTGAGGATAATGCGGAATATTTGGAAATTTTGTGTGCAATTCACGGAATTTCTCGGCAGAAATAATGGGATTTTTGTAGAAACTGCCCACGTTGCCTAATTCGGCAGGGTTGGGCAATTTGCTTTGGCGGATTTTGCACACAGCATTGGAAACGTCTTTGGCGTTGGGTTCGCGTTCGCCACATTGTTCTGCGATGACTTTGGCTAAATCGCCGTATTGAATCACAGGTTCAAATTGCGTATTCAGCGCAAAGGTAACTGAAACAATGACATAACGACCTTTTCCACCATGTTTGAAAATGCTATCACGATAATTGAATAAACAATCTTTATTGCTTAATTCAATAAATTCATGGGTTTGTAAATCAAAACAGCGCACATGTTCAATAAAATCTTTCACTTCAACGCCATATGCGCCAATGTTTTGTACGGGCGATGCACCGACTGTTCCTGGAATCAAGCTCAAATTCTCCAAGCCACTCAAACCCATGCTGATGGTTTTGATGACAAAATCGTGCCAAATTTCGCCAGCTTGTGCTTCCAATAATACTTTGCCTTGTTTGCGTCCGACTTTCTGTACCCCTTTGTTTGCCATGTGGACGACTAAACCGTCATAGTCTTCCATAAACAGCACGTTGCTGCCACCACCGAGCCAAAGCGTGTTGGTTGGGTCAAAATCGGGGCGTGAGTAGATGTCAATGAGTTGATTAACATCGGTTAATTCACAAAATCGCGCAGCGTTGGCGTGTAAACCAAATGTGTTGTAGGGTAATAAATTATGATGCGTTAAAATCTCTAACATTTTGATTCTCTAAAATTTTAATTTGTTTTACAGGCAAGAGCTGTATGCCCAACGAACTAAATTCACAACAAAATCTTTCAGGCTGCCTGAAAATAGTCGTTTCAAATAAAAATAGGACAAGGCAACAACGACCGCCGTGTACAATTCCGTACATAAGCGAGCAGACAAGTAGTATTTTTATCATTTTGAACGACTATAATTTAAACGCTGTATTAATTTGAATGTAACGTACTGTATTTTGTTGCACGTGTTGTTTGTAAACTAAAGCGTTCCAAATAATAAACCAATGCCACTGCGGCACTTGCCAACGAAAAAATCAACGCCAACCAAAAGCCATAAATACCTAAGCCTAAACCATATCCCAACGCATACCCTGGTAGCAAGCCCAATCCCCAAAATGCCACCGCGTGAATCAACATCGGCATACGCGATAATTTGTAGCCACGTAAAGCATATGATGCAATACACTGTGTAAAATCAAATAATTGAAAAATAGCGGCACACAATAACACACCATTGGCGATGTGAATCACGGCGGTATCTTGCGTGTAGATTCGAATCAGTGGAAAACGGAAAACCATCAGAAAAATCAGTGTAATGATGGCTAAAAATGCGCCGCTACTTAACGCCACACCACTCATGTATCGCGCTAAGTGTGGGTTACGTTGTCCCAAAGCATAACCCACGCGCACGGTCGCTGCTGAACCAATTGCTTGCGGAATCATGTAAACCATGCTGCTGATGCTTAATACGACTTGTTGTGCTGCCACATAATCTTGCCCCAAATCTGCAATTAACCACACAATCATACTGAATAAACTGGCTTCCAAAAAATACGAAAAACCAATTGGTAAGCCCAGTGACAAAATTTGTTTTTGCGCTTGCCAACTGGGTAAACTAAATTTTTGGGTCAAACCAAATGGGCGAAAATATGTGTGTTTCGCCACATACGCACCCAATGCCAACGCATTGAACCAAAATACAATCGCTGTTGCCAAGCCGCAGCCTGCACCCCCCATTTGAGGCAGTCCAAATTTGCCGTACACAAAAACATAATTTAATGGAACATTCAAAAACAATGCCGCCCAACTGACCCACATAATTGGTTTGGGGCGATTTAAACTGGACGCGTAGGCGTGTAAAGCACGATGCAACAATGCCGCAGGCATGCCCCAAGCCGTGTAATACAAATAATCACCCAACATGGTTTCAATGTTATCAGACAAATTCAAATAGTGCTGAAACGGTGCAATCATGCACAAAATAAACAGCATACTTACCACGCCCAATAACAGACCAAACCAAACACCTTGTCGCCCCATTTCACCCACAGCTTGCGTTTTGCCTGAGCCGTGTAGTTGTGCAATGATGGGATTGAGTGCCGCCATCACGCCCATAAACGTGATAAACAACGTGGAAAACACCGAACTGCCCAATGCCACTGCCGTTAAATCATTTTTGCTTGCGCTGCCAGCCATTGCTGTGTCCACTACACCTACGCCTACTGCCGCAATTTGCGCCAACATCATCGGTAATGCTAACGTAATTAATTGGCGTGTTTCGCGTTTGAAATCAGAAATAGGATATTGATTTAAATGAAATAACATTATTAAGGTAACTTTAAAATAAAACGGTTAAGGCGAATGTGGTGTTTTCAGGCAGCCTGTAAACCCCAAAAACAAAAGTTGTTACATTTTAACAAAAAAGCTGCGCACCGTCTTAACGGTTTCAAAGGCTAATTTGCGTTAAAATGTCTCATATTTATGTGATGCTTGACTAAATTCATGAAAATATTTTCATCGGTGCTATAATAGCGACTATTTTTTGCAAATCATTTTCAGGCTGCCTGAAAATAATTTACCATACAAAGACATCTAAAAATTAACGTGTTGATTCGCTAATGCAGTTGAATTCACGCCTATTTTGAATCCATAAGCCGTTCAGGAATTACGCTACATGCCGCCTCGTCCAAATCAAACAAATTCACGCAATCCACGCGCCGATGCTCAAGCCAACAAAATGGCAAATGCGCGGCGACCATTGCAAAAATTGCTGATTGGTTTTGCCATGACTTTTTTTGGCGCGTCCATGCTGTTGCCATTTAAAGATGACACAGCTGGTTTGTGGTCTATTTTTTCGTTGATGGCATCATTTAATCCATTTAACTGGTTGTTTTTGTTTACTAGTTTGTATTATGTGCGTGTGATTTTCCGTCTACACGAAGTCAAATTACCGATTTTGCACGCTTTGTTGATTTTTATGATGATGTCTGTTGCATCTATCAATTTGTATTTTCAGCGTTTTAGTATTAAGGTTGGCATTGGGATTATTTTTTGGTTGGCATCGGGTTATTTATTGGTAGCGACCTCTATTCGCTGGCGGTATCCGAAAGGCGGTTTAAAATCGGGTTTTGCGGCGTTGTTGTTGTTTACGGGATTGAGTGTTTGGGTACAAGGTTTGTACCGCGATGGTATGGCAAATCATATTTGGGGCAATTCAGGCAGCCTGCAAAACAGTGAAGTGCCAGAATCTGTTAACAGTGCGGCCAGTGAGCCTGCAATTGGTGTAGGCAGTGAAGCTTTACCCAATTATGCTGCCTCTGCCAGTACGGTATCTAAGCCTAGCGATTTGAATCAGAACAGTTTGATTCAAGTGAGTCGTGATTTTCAAATCTACAATCCTTGGGCGCAAAAAGACGCTAAAATCAGTTGTGAGACATTTGCCAAATTGGCTTATCCTGTGTTGTTGCCACCACGTTTTTTGGAAGACGGCTACGAGTGGCGCAGCTACCAACATGGCGATGGTGTGTGTAATAATTTGATGTATGTAGGCACGCCGTATCACGGTAAAGCAGCGGATATTATGTATAAAATTTGGCAAGACCGCCGCAGTAATATTTATGTGCTGATGAGTAATCGTGCCGACCAAGCCTTGTATAACGACAGTTTTACCATCACACGCGATACGAATGGATTAGCCAAAAAAGCTGATTACATCAAAACGTTAAATGCAGGTTTCGCGCATTTGATTGATGATAACAGCTTGCCGATGGCAGATGGTGAATATGTTTTTAGTAAAGCCGAAACACCCACACAGCCTGATAATTTGGTGGCAGGTTGCGAAATGAAAGCCATTAAAGACCGTTTTAATACTTATCAGTGGGGAACAGGGCGCGTGAATTTCCGTGGGCAATCCATCATCAAACCGCAAACTTATTGTTCATCAAATCATGTGAGTATTGCGCATTTATCATCTGATGTTGCACAAATGGCAAAAGGTACAGCTAATGCGTTGGAAAATCGTTTACACATTAAATTATTCAATGCTAAAGATTTGAAACCTGTGTCATGTGGTTCTGTGGCGATTGCCTTGTCTGCCAGCGAAACGCAAGCATGGAATAGTGGACAACTTCGCGCCGAATCAGTGCAAATTTCGCCCGCACAAAGCACAGGCTGCCTGAATGTTGCGGTTAAACTAAATAATGGTCGCGTGGTTCAAAATGATGGCAATTAATATTTTTCAAGTTTTCTACTTGACGTTGCCAAAAAAATCCTTATAATACCTAACCTTTCCCACGCGCCCATCGTCTAGAGGCCTAGGACACTGCCCTTTCACGGCGGCAACCGGGGTTCGAATCCCCGTGGGCGTGCCAGTTTCAAGACCCTTTTGCTGACAAAGCAAAAGGGTTATTATTTTATTGAATAAATTAGAAAAAATCATGCCTGAATTACCCGAAGTAGAAACCACTTTACGTGGCATCGCGCCCCATATTCTCAATCAGAAAATTACACAAGTGATT
This genomic window contains:
- a CDS encoding MATE family efflux transporter, whose amino-acid sequence is MLFHLNQYPISDFKRETRQLITLALPMMLAQIAAVGVGVVDTAMAGSASKNDLTAVALGSSVFSTLFITFMGVMAALNPIIAQLHGSGKTQAVGEMGRQGVWFGLLLGVVSMLFILCMIAPFQHYLNLSDNIETMLGDYLYYTAWGMPAALLHRALHAYASSLNRPKPIMWVSWAALFLNVPLNYVFVYGKFGLPQMGGAGCGLATAIVFWFNALALGAYVAKHTYFRPFGLTQKFSLPSWQAQKQILSLGLPIGFSYFLEASLFSMIVWLIADLGQDYVAAQQVVLSISSMVYMIPQAIGSAATVRVGYALGQRNPHLARYMSGVALSSGAFLAIITLIFLMVFRFPLIRIYTQDTAVIHIANGVLLCAAIFQLFDFTQCIASYALRGYKLSRMPMLIHAVAFWGLGLLPGYALGYGLGLGIYGFWLALIFSLASAAVALVYYLERFSLQTTRATKYSTLHSN